Proteins from a single region of Chloroherpeton thalassium ATCC 35110:
- a CDS encoding KamA family radical SAM protein, producing MQKCDITNLPDAEFSFIPENAPKFATYTLKNFRNIQQLKHLPEDVVSAIAVVGHVFPFKVNSYVTEKLIDWGNAPNDPIFTLTFPQKGMLLPHHYEIVQALLAENAPKSKLAKAINQIREELNPHPAGQLEFNVPKLNGQKIDGLQHKYNETALFFPSEGQSCHAYCTYCFRWPQFGENDDLKIATNQIENVIAYLKHHTEISDVLITGGDPLTMSAKSLSKYVLALLSEDLPHIRTIRIGTKTLTYWPYRFLTEKDSEQLLDAFRMIVRSGKHLALMTHFNHPVELETPEVAEAIQRIRETGAVIRTQSPIIRGINDDAKIWSALWKRQVSLGLVPYYMFIPRDTGAQHFFRISLVRAWEIFKEAYQHVSGICRTVRGPSMSTNPGKVQVMGVCEVNGQKVISLQFLQGRNPDWVLRPFFAEFSESAFWLSELSPAFGQESFFYEEELAELTKPIEDDCLEAVC from the coding sequence ATGCAGAAGTGTGACATAACTAATTTGCCCGACGCTGAGTTTTCGTTTATCCCTGAAAATGCGCCAAAGTTTGCAACCTACACGCTTAAAAATTTCCGAAATATACAACAGTTGAAGCACTTACCGGAGGATGTCGTTTCTGCCATCGCGGTTGTTGGGCATGTGTTTCCATTTAAGGTCAATAGCTATGTGACTGAAAAATTGATTGATTGGGGAAATGCGCCAAACGACCCGATTTTCACGCTCACCTTTCCGCAAAAAGGCATGTTATTGCCTCACCACTACGAAATCGTTCAAGCCCTTTTAGCCGAAAACGCCCCAAAATCGAAATTAGCCAAAGCAATTAATCAAATTCGCGAAGAACTCAATCCACATCCAGCCGGCCAGCTTGAATTCAATGTGCCAAAATTGAACGGCCAGAAAATTGACGGTTTGCAGCACAAGTACAATGAAACCGCGCTCTTTTTTCCAAGCGAAGGCCAATCTTGCCACGCCTATTGCACTTACTGCTTCCGATGGCCGCAATTCGGTGAAAATGACGATTTGAAAATCGCCACCAACCAAATTGAAAATGTGATCGCTTACCTAAAGCATCATACGGAAATTTCTGATGTGCTAATTACCGGCGGCGATCCGTTAACGATGAGTGCAAAATCTCTCTCGAAATATGTGCTTGCGCTTCTTAGCGAGGACTTGCCACATATTCGAACAATTCGTATCGGCACAAAAACCTTGACTTATTGGCCATATCGGTTTTTAACAGAAAAAGACTCTGAGCAATTGCTGGACGCGTTTCGGATGATTGTTCGCAGCGGCAAGCACCTGGCGTTGATGACGCACTTCAATCATCCAGTCGAGCTTGAAACGCCTGAAGTGGCCGAAGCTATTCAGCGCATTCGAGAAACCGGCGCTGTGATTCGCACACAATCGCCCATTATACGCGGCATCAACGACGACGCGAAAATTTGGTCAGCGCTTTGGAAGCGTCAAGTTAGCTTGGGACTCGTGCCGTATTACATGTTCATTCCACGCGACACTGGGGCGCAGCATTTCTTCCGTATCTCGCTGGTTCGCGCATGGGAAATCTTCAAAGAAGCGTATCAGCATGTAAGTGGGATTTGCCGAACCGTGCGCGGTCCAAGCATGTCAACAAATCCGGGAAAAGTGCAGGTAATGGGCGTCTGCGAAGTGAACGGGCAAAAAGTGATTTCCTTGCAATTTTTGCAAGGTCGCAACCCAGATTGGGTGCTCAGACCGTTTTTCGCGGAATTTAGCGAATCGGCCTTTTGGCTCAGCGAGTTGTCGCCCGCGTTCGGCCAAGAATCTTTTTTCTATGAAGAAGAACTTGCTGAGTTGACCAAACCGATCGAGGATGATTGTTTGGAAGCGGTTTGTTAA